AATTGCGGCAGGGACCACCGTCACGAAAAATGTTCCACCCAACGCATTGGGCATTTCTCGAGTCGCGCAAGTCAATAAAGAAGGTACGGCGGCGAAACGGCGAGAAATTCTGGCTTCTTCCTCAGCCGCCCATGTTCAGGCCAAAGAGTATGGGGAGTCGGCAGAGTCGTCACTCCGACCGACCCCTCAGCAAAAAAAAGGCCCTGTCTAGTGGCCAATTTTGATGAACGACGTCCAGCGATGGCTGGCGGGGCTCATGTGTTTCCATCTCGGACTTCACTGATCGATACCATCCTGATTTTTCCAATGCCATTTGAAAAAATGATGAGATGTAAGGAGCGTTAGAGTATGTGTGGAATCATCGGATATGTTGGCGGTGAATCAGCGACTCCTATTTTAGTCGCCGGGCTACAACGGCTGGAATATCGAGGGTACGACTCCGCCGGGATTGCCATTCAACATAATGGAGAGTTGAAGATTCGAAGAACTGTAGGCAAGCTCACTAATCTCCAGGCCGTTTTGCAAAACGGGGCTGTCGCCGGAACTATAGGGATTGGTCATACACGTTGGGCCACGCATGGTCGTCCATCTGAACAAAATGCCCATCCTCACCGTTCGGGAGAGATTGTTCTTGTCCATAACGGGATCATTGAAAATTTTCTAGACCTTCGCCATCGATTGGAATTGGAAGGCTATCGGTTTGAGTCGGAAACTGACACCGAGGTTATTGCACACCTCCTATCCTCACTCACGATAAAAGGGCATGGGCTTCAAGAGGCCGTCAGATTACTTGCCAATGATTTACATGGGAGTTATGCCATTGCCGTGATGTCGTTGGCGGAGCCAGGGCGTATTGTCGTCAGTCGTTCTGGATGTCCCCTCGTGATTGGTCAGAATGGAAAAGGAGCCTTTTTGGCCTCTGACGTGACTCCTCTCCTTGCCCATATACGGGAGGTGGTGTTTCTAGAAGACGGAGATGTTGGCATTTTAGAGGGTTCCAGTATCACCATTTTTGATTCGGATGGCCAACCAAAAAGCTTCAACCCCGTTACTATTGATTGGGATGCTGAGGCGGCGGAAAAGGGGGGGTATCCGGATTTCATGATGAAAGAAATCCACGAACAGCCACAGGTGATCATGGATACGCTTCGCGGCCGGTTTCAATATGAAACGGGCGAAGCAGATCTTCCCGATTTAGCCATGACGGACGAGGAGTTGCTCAACGCCAGGCGAATCTGGATCGTTGCATGTGGGACGTCTTG
This portion of the Nitrospirales bacterium genome encodes:
- the glmS gene encoding glutamine--fructose-6-phosphate transaminase (isomerizing), producing the protein MCGIIGYVGGESATPILVAGLQRLEYRGYDSAGIAIQHNGELKIRRTVGKLTNLQAVLQNGAVAGTIGIGHTRWATHGRPSEQNAHPHRSGEIVLVHNGIIENFLDLRHRLELEGYRFESETDTEVIAHLLSSLTIKGHGLQEAVRLLANDLHGSYAIAVMSLAEPGRIVVSRSGCPLVIGQNGKGAFLASDVTPLLAHIREVVFLEDGDVGILEGSSITIFDSDGQPKSFNPVTIDWDAEAAEKGGYPDFMMKEIHEQPQVIMDTLRGRFQYETGEADLPDLAMTDEELLNARRIWIVACGTSWHSGLVGKYLFEEMIRRPVQVDIGSEFRYREPMIQKDDLFIAISQSGETADTLAAAREAKHRGARVLAIVNVVGSTLAREADGVIYTRCGPEISVASTKAFTGQVIALYLLALHVGRVRRTL